The DNA region GGTCGAAGGAGTAGATTACACGACAGGTTTTGATATCATTGCGATCGCGGCAATCACCGCTGTCTAAAATTCGGTTAATCGCATGGGGAGGATTCCATACACCACCATTACTAATAGCGCCAAAAGCACCAGTCATTTCCAAAACATTGACTACACTTTGACCTAGTACTAAGCCAGGAACTGGATCAAGGGTTGACTTGATTCCCAAATTCTGTGCCATTGCCACGACTTTATTCAGCCCAATTTCTTTTGCAACTCGTAGGGCAATGGGATTTTCTGAAAGAGCCAGCCCTGTGGCAATATCTAAAGTAGCCTCAGCACCAGCACGACAGGGTTTATAAGTAAAGCCTTGCCAAGTTAAAGGGGCACAAGAATAACTTTTTGATCCTGGAATTCCCTGTTGAATAGCAGCAGTGTAAGCAAAGATTTTGAAGGTGGAACCTGGTTGTCTTTTGGCTTGAACGGCACGATTGAACTGACTTTTTCTGTAATCAGTCCCGCCCACCATTGCCAGAATACTGCCCGTACTAGAGTCAAGAGTGACTATCGCCCCTTGAGAAAAATTAAAATTTCTGCCGGCGTTGTTCACTGAATTATTTAACGCCGCTTCTGCTTGGCTTTGTATCGCTGGATCAAGCTTGGTTTCAATGATATAATTTCCTTCTCTTGCAGCTCCCTCCCCTAAGATTGATTCAAGCTCAGAGAAGACGTAACTGTAAAAATAAGGAGCGATCGTCTTAGCTTGCTGTTCACACACTTTAGGACTAATTTGGACAGTGGAGCGTCTAGCTCGGTTCGCATCCTCAGGCTTGATTTTGCCCATCTCCAGCAACCGCTTAATCACACGATTTCGGTATTCAGCTGCTTCTAATTTATTTGGCGCATCCCCACAAAAATCGAAAGCGTTGGGAGCAGGTAAAATCCCTACCAATGTTGCTGCTTCTGCCAAAGTTAATTCTTTAGCGGGCTTCTCAAAATAATATCGGGATGCATCCTCAAAGCCAGAGGTATCTCCCCCTAAAAAAACCCGATTTAAGTACATCAGCAAAATATCATCTTTGCTGTAAAAGGTTTCGAGCTTTAGGGCAACAACTGCTTCTCGCAATTTGCGTCCAAGGGTATCTTGCCTGCCTACATACTCGCGGAACAAACTGCGGGCAACTTGCTGGGTAACAGTGCTGGCTCCTTGTTGCACATCTCCACTACGGCTATTAATCAATACGGCTCGTAAAATTCCTACAGGATCAACCCCGAAGTGCCAGTAATAACGACTATCCTCTGAAGCCACCACCGCAGCAGGCAAATAAGGGCCAAATTCGTCTAATCGCTTCATGTCTACGTGAGAGATAGTCCGAGGCTCTCTCAGGGGAGTGGCTCCATCACGGGCGTAAACAACTACTGGGGCGCGTGTAGCTGTAGGTAGGGGTCTAACTGAAAACTTCAGCCATTCGACGCCAATTACTAACGCTAACAGGGCACTAGTACCACCGACGCCATAAGCTGTCCAACTTGCAGCTTTCACATACCAGGCTGGTGGATCGACGTATTGCAACCGCACAGAAGCGGCGAGTTCTGGGGGGCCCAAAGTGAGAATATCGCCGTGACGCAGTTCTAGAGAATTGACACGACGCTTGCCACGATAAATGCCATTGGTAGAGTTTTCATCTTTAATGACGAAAACTGGTGTGCGTTGGCTAGAATTCCGCGATAGCGACAGGTGAATTTGGCTGACAACAGGGTTACGGATGACGATATCGCTGGATTTGGAGCTACGACCTAGAATATAGCGATCGCCCAACAGTGGATATACCTCTGCTTTATCCGCCCCCGCATCCTGCACCCAAAGTTCCGGTACTTTGGCATTAGGCTTGAGCGCCAATTTAGAAAAATCGACCCTAGCTTGGATAGTATGTACCGCTTGAGTCAGTTGACCAAGTAAAGTTTGTGGCTTTTGAGGGGGTTGGGGAGAACTCATCGGCTATTTACATCACACTTTTTAGTGAAGAATCGGGCGAATTACAATCAATTTAGATGTTAGTCTTTCATCATTTTACTCATAAGCCAAAGCAGAAATTATCTATACGGAATTTTTTGGCTTAATTTATACTTAATACCAACCTATCCCTGCTAATATGTTGTATTTTTTGCTACTTTCTCACATACAAATAAATTTTTTATCCATTCTCAAAGGTCTATTTTATATGTGTTACTTTTTCTCTCACTACAATCTTCCTTCTAAAGATTGTATTTTTAAGCACTAGTTATTAATAGACAACAGATTTAATTTTTACCAATTTTACATATTCACATATTCTGAAACAAACCTAAATATATTCATTTAGGAAGATTTTCTAAATTCTATTGTCTGTTTTAATGGGCCGAGTGTTCCGTTGAGGTTAATTACAGAATGATGGGAAAATCTCTGACTCTGATTGGTGCAGCTTTATCTTTAGCATTCACTGCTAACATTGCTGTAGCCGAATCTAGTAAATCCTCCATAGCCCAATCCAGTGGCGGCTCAACTAGTGCACCAACGGAAATTAAGTTGTCCCCAGAAGGTAAGAAAATTCTATGCGAGTATTTTCCACTCAACTCACGCTGTCCCGGCGGCACAGCACTCACCCCTAGCACTCCTAGTGGCACTACAGCACCAGCAGAAACCACGCCCAGTGGTACCACCACACCAGATAGCACAACTGCACCAGGTAGCACAACTGCACCAGGATCTGGATCTGCCACTCCCGAAAGCACTCCAGCGCCAGGAAGCGTTACCCCATCTGAACCTGGTTCTCCTAGCAACTTAACTCCTCCAGCACCAGGAAGCGTTACCCCGCCTGATTCTGGCACTCCTGGCAACTTAACTCCACCAGGAAGCGTTACTCCAGTTCAACCTGGCACTCCTGGCAGCAGTACCGAACCAAGCAGCCCAACTTCACCTGAGTCTGGCGCTCCAGGCAGCATTACCGTACCAGGAAACCCAACTACACCTGAGTCTGGTACTACTGACAGCAATCCCGAACCAAGTACTGGTTCTCCCAATAATACTCCAGGCTCTAATTCGCCAACTCCTAGCCGATAACTAAATTAAAAGCTGAGGCATAATAATCTGAATAATAGTTTGCCATCAGCGATCGCCAGTGCATCTTGACCTCTTACACCAGTTATGCAAACTGGTGTAAAATAATAACTCAAAATCGCTCAAACCAATAAATAAAGTCTTCGCATATAGGATTGAGCAAAGGTTTTAGTAATTAATAGCCTGGGATGATTTATCCCAGGCTTAATAGTTTAATGCGACCTGTCAGTTGAAGTCGGTGTTTTTTGAAAGGAAGCAATTAACAGGCAAACAATACCGATACTAATAAATGAATCTGCCACATTAAATACAGCAAAGTTAATCAGGCGAAAATCAAGAAAATCAACGACGTAGCCCAAAACAAAGCGATCAATACCGTTGCCCATAGCTCCACCTAAAATCAAGCCATAGCCCAACTGATCCCATAAATTTAATGTTGGGCCAAACAAGGCCAACGCTATCAATACTAAACTCACTCCTAAAGATAACCAGCGCAACCATTCTACTTTCCCACTTAATAGACTAAAAGCCGCACCAGTATTAGTGACATAGGTGAAGTGAAATATTCCAGCAAAAAGTGGTAGTGTTTGCCCCAAGCTAAAGGTTTGCACTACCCAGTATTTTGTTATTTGATCTAAGAAAAAAGCTATGAAGGCAGCTATCCAGAAAAGGCGATTTTTTAAACGCATGAAACTAGGGGCTAGGATTAGGGACTAGGGACTAGGGACTAAGGATTAGAAGAATTTTAAATTTCTAGTCCTTAGTCTCTAGCCCCTTCATGACTAATAAAACATTAAGTGACGCAATATATATGCTATTACAGTAACGGCACAGACCACATTTAGTTGCCCTGGTAGTGCAAACCAAGAGTATCTAAGGATTGCTTGCATCAAGGGAAGATTTTCTGTGCCTTTCCACTGAAAAATATAGCTAATAATCAAATAAGCAATACCGCAGATGTGGATAGTTAACAAGCCACAAATGCAACTAAAGGCGAGAGTTTCTAGTCGAGGTCTAGCTTTAAAAGCGAACAAACCACAAATCCAAGCTCCAGGAATAAAGCCTAATAGATAGCCAAATTGAGATAATTTAACATAACCAATACCGCCCCCATCCGCAAATACAGGTAATAAGGTCAATCCCATGACTAAATAGGCAATTTGTGAAAGCGCACCAGCATTTTTGCCCCCTAAACAACCCACCAGCAATACTGCGCCAACTTGAAAAGTGACACCTAAAGAAATTGTCTGAATTCCGTGCTTACTCCAATTCCAAGGTAAGGTGATACCATAAACTTCTAGGAAAGTGCCACCCATTGTCAGGAGTAAGCCAATCATTGACCATAGTAATTGATTGGAAGCAGCAAACATTTATTCAGTCAACCAGGGAAAGGCAAAAGGGAAAACTAACAGCAACTAGTACCGCAAGGCGGAAGTCAAAAGTCAAAAGGATTGTATTTCAGGCTTTTGTACATTTGAAATGGGTATGTTCATTTCTGCGTCCGCCGTACTAGTATATTCATTAGTGTTAGAATGGGATTAGTGCTGACACCTCTAAGGACTAGCATATTTTTTTGCCTTTTTGGTATGTAACTTTTCAGTTACGCAAATTATGGCTTAGGTGTCAATAGTTGTAATTTTATTGGTTGAAGCGTAGTCTGCTTATGGTAGTTGGCCTAATACATGTTAATAATAGTAGTAAATAAAATATAGTATTTATTATAAATTTTTAGATTCAATACCCAGTTTTACTAATTTTTTAGCGATCGCCCCCCTACTCTCAAAAAACAGGCAATTTATAGTTTTTCTTCTGTTTTCCTCAACAATAATTTCACTCATTAAACTTAGATTTTTTACTTATGCCTTGAAATCTGCTGAGACTGATAAGCAAAAACAATCTTCGATGTTAATACCCAATAATTTATGAGGCTTAGAGTATACCATAGACTGCAATATTTTTATACATTTTTT from Nostoc commune NIES-4072 includes:
- a CDS encoding transglycosylase domain-containing protein, whose product is MSSPQPPQKPQTLLGQLTQAVHTIQARVDFSKLALKPNAKVPELWVQDAGADKAEVYPLLGDRYILGRSSKSSDIVIRNPVVSQIHLSLSRNSSQRTPVFVIKDENSTNGIYRGKRRVNSLELRHGDILTLGPPELAASVRLQYVDPPAWYVKAASWTAYGVGGTSALLALVIGVEWLKFSVRPLPTATRAPVVVYARDGATPLREPRTISHVDMKRLDEFGPYLPAAVVASEDSRYYWHFGVDPVGILRAVLINSRSGDVQQGASTVTQQVARSLFREYVGRQDTLGRKLREAVVALKLETFYSKDDILLMYLNRVFLGGDTSGFEDASRYYFEKPAKELTLAEAATLVGILPAPNAFDFCGDAPNKLEAAEYRNRVIKRLLEMGKIKPEDANRARRSTVQISPKVCEQQAKTIAPYFYSYVFSELESILGEGAAREGNYIIETKLDPAIQSQAEAALNNSVNNAGRNFNFSQGAIVTLDSSTGSILAMVGGTDYRKSQFNRAVQAKRQPGSTFKIFAYTAAIQQGIPGSKSYSCAPLTWQGFTYKPCRAGAEATLDIATGLALSENPIALRVAKEIGLNKVVAMAQNLGIKSTLDPVPGLVLGQSVVNVLEMTGAFGAISNGGVWNPPHAINRILDSGDCRDRNDIKTCRVIYSFDQDPDANKRVLSNGVADEMTSLMRGVVTRGTGRSAAIGLGEAGKTGTTDKNVDLWFIGFIPSRRLVTGVWLGNDNNSPTSGSSAQAAQLWGNYMRRITR
- the lspA gene encoding signal peptidase II, with amino-acid sequence MRLKNRLFWIAAFIAFFLDQITKYWVVQTFSLGQTLPLFAGIFHFTYVTNTGAAFSLLSGKVEWLRWLSLGVSLVLIALALFGPTLNLWDQLGYGLILGGAMGNGIDRFVLGYVVDFLDFRLINFAVFNVADSFISIGIVCLLIASFQKTPTSTDRSH
- a CDS encoding biotin transporter BioY, which encodes MFAASNQLLWSMIGLLLTMGGTFLEVYGITLPWNWSKHGIQTISLGVTFQVGAVLLVGCLGGKNAGALSQIAYLVMGLTLLPVFADGGGIGYVKLSQFGYLLGFIPGAWICGLFAFKARPRLETLAFSCICGLLTIHICGIAYLIISYIFQWKGTENLPLMQAILRYSWFALPGQLNVVCAVTVIAYILRHLMFY